ACGCTGGCACTCCAGTTCTCCCGGGCAGGGTCTATTTACCCGCCTGCAGCGGTAAAGTAACGTCGGCAACATGTGATTGCTACAGACAATCACTAGCCGCTGTgtgcctggctgcagcagtcacatattgatgtgacgtcaccgctgcagccgGGTAAATAGAGTCTGGACAGGTGAACCATAGTGGCGGTGCAGGATCTGTTCTCTATGACAGGCAGATCCTGGGGGTTGTCAGTTTTCCTGCCCACCCCACAGGGACACAACCGCTGAGGGCCAGTCACGGACACACATGACCCCTATATGTGCATACTGCAAGTGCAGTGCAGACAGGGtgccaggagcaggtaagtatgcttctcttCCAGTCACCTACCTTGCAAATGAGTCTGCTGCAGGTGAGGAGGTATGAGGACGGTGTTCAGCGAGGGCTCGATGGAGAGCTCTGCAAAGAAGCATCAAACATTTGCAAGAAGCACAAGATGAATTCACCCTTAAATCAGTGACCCCCAGCACTCGACTCACCTACAGAGCTGAAATTGAAGATGGGAGGCAACTCCCTGCCGCTCGGTAGACGCGAGTTGGGGTCACGAAGCTCGTCAAAGAAGGAGTGTGCACAGGCTTGTAGAGGGGAGAGGCGGGTGTCCGGGGTGTACTCCAGGAGCCGGCTGCACAATGTAATGGCTTCTGGAGAGGTGCGGGGCTTGAAGACCTGTCCACGAGGAGAAGACAGTGAGAAGCATGAACAGCAGTGACCATCTTATAAAAGGGGCATTTCCACCTGGACATGAGGGGATATCCCATAAATATCAGATATGTGCAGGTCCCACAGCATCCTCTCCATGCACCACTATGGTACTTCCGAAAATAGCAGATCCAGctctcagaagtcccatagcagtgaatggctTACTCTCCGTTCACAGCAGGGCCCCATTTTCTTAAACACAGGAACATGGCCTAGGGGCAGAACCTGCACCCATCGGATGGCattgctatgggggggggagaatatctgtggatgacactgctatctacgtgtcatccacagatccccccaatacaCCGGGCCCTGCCGCTCGCCGCAGTATTTCTAAACATTAATCGttaacctgttaataagtttaactaaagctgcgctctcccctgtatcagtacagcacttaggctactttcacacttgcggcagtgtgatccggcgggcagttccgtcgtctgaactggccgccggatccgccgatctggatgtgactgaaagcatttgcgagacggatccggatgcggatccgtctcacaaatgcattgcaaggacggatccgtctctcagcttgtcatgcggaccgacggatccgtcttgtacatttttctcatttttaccgatctgtgcATGCCGGAacgatggatccggcattctgaatgccggatccggcgctaatacattcctatgggaaaaaatgccggatccggcgttcaggcaagtcttcagtttttttcgccggagagaaaaccgtagcgtgctacggttttctcttttgcctgaacagtcaaaacgactgaactgaagacgtcctggtgcctcctgaacggattactctccattcagaatgcagggggataaaactgatcagttcttttccggtatagcgcccctgtgacggaactcaacaccggaaaagaaaaacgcaagtgtgaaagtaccctaacaagcttccatagcaggcagagcggacggcagcagtaacgtcatgTTACTGTTTAGAAATACTgcggtgagcggcggggcccggtgtaagagtacagtgactgcaccgggccccgccccaAGTTCCGGAGCCCCTCTCTCCTTGCtcatacatcgcaggctgcgatgtaaaaTAGAAGCACTcaggagtgcgtcttatggggcgaaaaatacggtacatggggaatgcagacatgtcaggagaggtcctCCTTAACCACTTCCATACCGGGCCATTcaccccccttcctgaccaggcctaattttgctgaTCCAACAggagtcactttatgtggtaataactttggaacactttcttATCCGAGCCATTCAGAgacagttttctcgtgacacattgtacttcatgttaatggtaaatttgagtcaatatgttttatttaaaaaatatatataattttaaataaaaaaaattggaaaatacagttttctaaattttaatctctgcttttaagacagatagtgatgcctcaaaaTATTCATCAAGTAACATTCCCCATACGTCTACTTTATGTCggcatcattttagtaatgtcattttattcttttaggacgttagacggtttagaattttagaagcaatttttgggaaaatttccaaagtcaactttaaggaccagttcagttctgaagtcactttgtggggcttacataatagaaccaacccataaatgacacccctcaaactatgcaaaactatttttagaaatgttaaccctttagatattttacaggaattaaagcaaaagaggtgaaatttcaattttttttgcagattttccattttaataaaaattttcctggaacacatcaagggttaacaaaaaacctcaatatttattaccctgattctgcagaaaccccccatatgtcGTTGTGtaccgctgtttgggcacacgacagggctcaGAAGGCAAGAAGcgcaatatggtttttggaggatgGCAGATTTGACTGGAATAGTCTTTGGGCGCCATGTTGAACTTGGAGACCCTGAGGTgtccccacagtgaaaacccccaataGGTaatcccattttgtaaactacaccacccaaggaatttttaaggggtgcaGCGAGTGCCTCactcaacaggtgtttcatagaattttacaagaaaatggtgctttaggcccaaactttctttttcacaaaagatgaCAGGAGACTATCCCTCCACAATTTACTACCCACCTTCTCTTCAATACAGTAAACACCCCAACTGTGGTCGTAAACCGTTATTtggggaaggagcggcatctggattttctaacatggaattttctgccaggatttttgttgactgagctgcaTTAAGACTTATTTTGtgcgggacaagctgtagtttttattggcaccattttggggtacattttgcTTTCTAtttgctttttatctcatttgttgggaggtgaagtcataaaaaaacagtttggtgtcatttttctatttCTAAATTATACAGTTTACTTGATGGGGTTGATAATGTGATAatttatagatccggtcattacggacgcagcgataccaaatatgtctattagaaaaataaatatatatcatcatgtttttgtgtaggcattttcttagagccatatttttttttatttttctggctatagtctcGTGTAAGGAGACCTTCATTTATTTCATCCAGAGATGAGCCGACGGCCCAATGACGTTTATAGTCCATGcgcggtcgggaagtggttaagggaCTAGGATTGGGCTCCGCGATCACTTGCCTTAGTCCAGGGATGTGCTTTGATTTGTGGGAATTTGAATTCTGTGTAGTTTGGGTTCATCTCTCGGATTTGTTCCCGGGTCGGAGTTCCTAGCACCTGGAGAAAAATCACAGGGAAGAGACTGTTAAAGACAGACGATCAGAGTGACCTGCAAGAAACCCCTCGGCGGCGTCTGGATCCCCTGAAAACCTTGCCCCGGGCTCTGCTCCATGGCTGAGAGGAGTCACAGGTGGCAAGTTATATTCCGGCCGCCTCATGGGcacctctggggggggggggggtcagttctGTCCCAATTATGACATTTCCTTTCACCCTTTAATAACCACAGGGACACCGATGGCCCCTATTGTAGAACTCTGTGGTCATGGGTGGGAGGAGGTAGGTCACATTACACCAGACATCTACTCTGGCCAGGAGTTAAAGCGCTCGGGTGGCCCAACATGTGCCTCCTCTAATGCAATTATGACCAGCGTACACAAGGCAAGTCTTAATTAATCACCCCCCTCATTTGTAGCTGCGCAGGAGATGGTGCAGCGGTGGCCCAGGGCCTGGAGGTGCCTGCACGAGAAGGAAGACGTCATCCTCTTACCATTCCTGATCTCTGGACTTCCGGCGTCTACCGCGCCAcattcacacgctgcagattggCTGCAGGGACttagcaactgaaaatcagttcattCACCTGGAGGTTAAGATCCCGCTGCAGGGAGATTTCCGCAGCGCGACTCACCTTTATAATTTCCACCAACTGGTCGACTCCACTGTCCCCAGGGAAGATGGGCTGGCCGAGGAGAAGCTCCGCCAGGACACAACCTGCTGACCAGATGTCTGTAACGAAGGAGGAGACGGGTAAAAGATGGCACAGAGCGAACGGGCATTTAAAGGGGCGGTCTGCCTATGGTTTTCACTCCTGTCCATAGGCTACATCTTGTATTAAGGCTCAATCACAGTCAATGGTGCTGAGCTGCCATTCCAGCCATAGCCCAAGAGGGGCGCTGCTGCTCGCCACAAGACGCTTTAGGCCACACGAACACCGCAACGTATTCAATGCAAATTTATACACAGATTTCACCCACTGCACACAATGAATTCTGCAATCAAAATCCACAGAAAGCATGGACATGCTGCAGATGCCCCACCCCGCGGGTCAACTTCTGCACCCCTGAGAGGTCTAAAATCCCAGCGACTTAGCTGGTGCGGTATTACACTGTGGACGTACCGCACACAAACCTGCACTTGATACGTCATGTGTGCATGTGGTGTCACTAATCCTGCACAATCTTTGAACATCTCTTTTCACATAAGACCTATGAAGGCGTGGGACAAACCAGACACGTGTGGCAGGCTTCAGCTAAGGAAGCCACCACCTACACATGTAGCAGAGCAGAGTCAGTGACATTTACCAGACAGCAGTGTATGTAAACCTTCCCCCCCTACCCCAGTGCAGAGCTGACTGTCGCTAGCTCCCTGTACAGACACGCTCTCGTCAGTATTCTGTAACATACCGATATTCGCAGTATAATCGGTGGCTCCAAATATTAGCTCCGGAGCCCTGTAATAGCGGGAACAGATGTAGGAAACGTTGGGCTCGCCTCGTACCAGTTGTTTTGCGCTGTAAGAGAAGTAATGCGGATGAGTCTCCGCGCCACACAGTACAGCCGGTGCACACACTCGCCCGCTCCCTACCTGCCAAAGTCGCACAGCTTCAGCACTGCTGTGTCAGGATCGACCAGCAGGTTCTGAGGTTTGATGTCCCTGTGGCAGACGCCTTGAGAATGGATGTAAGCGAGGCTCCGGAATAGCTGATACATGTACACCTGGATGTGGGGACAGAACGAGCGGGCTCATTGCATGCACGTAAAGCGGCCCCCTCCCCCATCCGGATACGTTCCCCAAACCCCGCACCTTCACATAGATGGACGGCAGCGTGGATTTGGCTTTCGCGAAATGCCGTGCGACGCGATAAACTGTTTCTGGGACAAAATCCAGGACCAGGTTTAAATAAACTTCATCTTTCTGTGGGAAGAAAAGAGGAAGATCTTATGTCGGTCTCAGCGAGAGGATCCTATAATAACGGGGGGAGCGTGCGGCGGACACGGAGCCTGACCTTCTCTCCGCTGGAGTAGAAGAAGTATCGCAGCCGCACGATGTTACAGTGATCCAGTCTGCGCATGATCTGCAGCTCCCGATTCTGGAGAGAAAGCGAACAGTAGGTTATAAAGACGATGGATGACCCCGGCAAATCACTCTACAGAGGGGGCGACGCCTCTAGGAAACGCTGCGCATCCTAAAACAGCGCGGCGCCTGCATTTCTAGCACAGCCGCCCCTTATCATACATAacggggggctcggcggagcgtCCCTACCACTGTCCTGAGAGGGCGCCGCCGGGCACAAGGGGAAGGATTTTCTTCAAAGCATTGATTTATATTAGAACTTTAGGAAACTGTTGCGCAAGCAATTCTCCAGTGTAGGCGTCAGACGAcctgaacatgatgccgacatcCGTGCCCTGCCATGTGGCGAGACCAGGTCCCCCCCTCCTCAGGACACAAACCAGTGAGGACCAGTTCCCCGTGATTATCTCGGCCCGGGAGCGCAGCTCGTGTATTAGGTGCTACATTCAGTAATCAGGTTACACATTTAACAGATCCCTGCCAAAAAGCTGAAACGCCCGAGCGCTCCACACGGCGGTGGGCACACAGAGCACCAGACGAGCGGCGGGGGGGGAAGGTGTAAGACCACCACTAGTGAATATAATGCGAGAACACGGAACAGTACGCACTGGAGGCTGTGAGGCGGCTCTACTGATGACATCACCGGTTCTGAATAAAGGATCATTGTTCTGCCCTGAACACTAGTCCTACAGAACTGGCCCGGGAACAGAAACTTCTGCTTCAGGTAAACTTGGCCCAGGACGAGCCGTCAACGGTAAAGCCCACGTCTGCACAAACCACGGACTAGAACCTACTGTAAGGAGGGGTCAGCACCCTGCAAACCTGAGGCCAGCAGCCTCACACCCATAATGTACCAGGGGcgcatattgggcagactagatgggccaaatggttctcatctgctgacacattctatgtttttatgGAGCAGGAACACGGAGCGCCGTAATCCGCTCCCGTAGGCGCCGGGGTCACCATCAGTCTATGGGCAGCTCCACAATTCAGCGATGGCTTTTCTAGGTATCCCGCGCTCATAATCACCTTGAACCTCTTGTCCTGCAGGACTTTCTTTATTGCCACCATTTCTCCACAGTCCACGAGCCTCGCCTGGTACACCACACCGAAGGAGCCATTACCGATGACTTTGATGTCGGTGTAGGACACTTCCTGCGGACGGTCCGGGCCCTGCCCTGGAGTAGCCACCACCGTCGTCACTTTTCCATTATCCCCtgaggaaaaaaatggattaaactgTGAAAGGACAAAGTGACTGAGAAGGAGATTAATGGGTTCTCCGGGCTGCAGATATTGATGAGCGCTGGGCACccgtgctgatcagctgtatggggCTGCCGCAGCGCTGGAGGCTGTGCCCTGTACAGAGCTCGGGCAAGACAGCGCCATCCACTGCGCAGGGTCCAGCACCagcgtactgcagctcagctactATCCACAGTAATGGCAGCAGAGCAAGAACATCCCGACTCCAGCACAGGATACAGCGGATCAGCATGGGTGTCATACCACCCACCCATCTGGTATTAATACCGTTACACCTTGTgttactccggagctgcactcactattctgctggtgcagtcactgtgtacacacattacttatcctgtactgatcctgagttacatcctgtattatactccagagctgcactcactattctgctggtgcagtcactgtgtacatacattacttatcctgtactgatcctgagttacatcctgtattatactccagagctgcactcactattctgctggtgcagtcactgtgtacatacattacttatcctgtactgatcctgagttacatcctgtattatactccagagctgcactcactattctgctggtgcagtcactgtgtacatacattacttatcccgtactgatcctgagttacatcctgtattatactccagagctgcactcactattctgctggtacagtcactgtgtacatacattacttatcctgtactgatcctgagttacatcctgtattatactccagagctgcactcactattctgctggtgcagtcactgtgtacatacattacttatcctgtactgatcctgagttacatcctgtattatactccagagctgcactcactattctgctggtgcagtcactgtgtacatacattactgattctgtactgatcctgagttacatcctgtattatactccagagctgcactcactattctgcaggtgcagtcactgtgtacatacattacttatcctgtactgatcctgagttacatcctgtattatactccagagctgcactcactattctgctggtgcagtcactgtgtacatacattacgtatCCTGTGTTATACCTCAGAGCTGCACTCTGCAAGTTACGGTATCGCGTTCCTTCGGTTTAATCTGCGGCCGAACGTAAAGCGAGACAATTGTGGTGCGAAACTAGAATTATCGCGACCTCACAGGATGAGAACAAGGACACTGACAACAGCGCAGCGCGAGCTCCAATGTTCGTCCGCCATCTGCAGATCCTGGCCGCTACGTGGTCAGACTGAAGGGAGGCGACGCATCCTCGCGCCATTTCCTGTGAACACAATTAGTGACTTCTGCCTCCTGTCGGGGGGTCACGTActgtcagcccccccccccccctccttgtacCCCAGGTCTGTAACCTTGCGCcgctgttcacacaggcaccgGGGTCTCTGCTCATCGCTGCAGACAAGACCCTGGGACCGCGAGCAGCGCCGACCGCTGTAACCTTGTCACGTATAAATAAAGTTACTTTTACAGGGGGGCTCCACCCGATTCCTGAGCGCCCGCCGCCCCGGTACAGGACGATGTGTTACGCCGTCCGCTACTCAGtgatcgggggaggggggggtcgcagcgccacctgctggtatcACACTGGCTGCACCGTAACCCCATTCACCGCCACTGGTCGCGTAAATATATACGGATACGGATTTACGGAGAACGCCTGATAATATCCAAGACGCAGATCCGCGGCGAAGCCTAAACTGCCAGCGCGGAGCTGATACTGGGGcccccaggtgtgtgtgtgtgtgtgtgtgtgggggggttatatgcccatcaccccccccccacaatgtCCGGCCCTGCCCCCTCGGGTACTCACTGCCCAGTTTGATGGCGCTAAAGCCCGCAGGCACAGACGAGGCGCCCCCCGTAGCTCCTCCGGGACCCTTCCCCGCTCCAGACGGAACTTGGTCACCGAAGACGTCGCTCCGGGTCCGGTTGACGCCGCTCATGCTGAGGAGCTTAGCGCACAAACGCTGAATGGTGGCCGAGCTCGGCGGCTCCCTCCCCGCGGCCGCCACACACACTCAGCCCCCGGGGCTCCAGGCCGCTTTCAGCAGCTCTCTGGGAAACCGAGTCCGTAGCTGGTTCCAACCAATCACAGGAAACACCGCCCCGGACCACAATGCCCGGCGTACCCCGCGGCGGGGGAAGAGGGCTGCGCGCGCAAAGCACGCCGGGAGCCCGAGTGCACGTACGCTCAGGAGACGAGGCTAGAGGTGACTACAttaaactacaagtcccagactCCTTCGGGGGGAGATTAAAGCGCGTACGTCAACGCGGTGCATGCTGGGAAAACACGTCGCGCAGCGTTCCTGCGTCATGACGTAAAGGGTGTAACTACAATGCCCAGAACGCATCGCGGCAGACAAAGAactatatgaaaaataaaaaaatacaattatgcAACGTAAGGaagggagggggcgtggcgaCCACGTGTTTGACGAGCGTCGTCAAAACGCCATTGTTAATTTGGGCAGAAAAAAGAAGCGGGAAATGAACAGTGCTATTAAAAACCGGACAGAGTCTGGTTCAGTCATAGCAAccaagtgacactggtcagactgCACTGtgcatgccccactctgaccatgAAAGCTGTACAGGGGCGTCCAGTGATCTAAAGCTACCCACAGGAGGAGACTGGTGGGGCCCCAAGTACTGGGAGCGAATGTGGCGGTGATCACGCTGTGCCAACCCcaaaaacagcagacacccagggccACATTTAACCCTTAAAATGCTGCGGTAAACGGTGACCACGGCATCCGAAGAGCGTTACCTCCCTGAGATCGGGGAAGCCGCTTGTCTGCGGTGGTAGCCTTGAACCTTAGGGAGGATCCGATTGAGGCGATCTACAGGTCAGCGCAGTTCTGGCCACGATGCAATTGCAACCTATGAACCCGGCCTCAGAAGCTACGCGGCGGCCATTACTAAGTGCTGGGGTGCGCACGCGCCAGGCGGCTCAGCGTTGCGGTGGTCGTTTCTGCATCAATCCAGGTGAATGGATTTTCAGACGTCTGCTGCGTGTGAAGGCGCAGTCACAGCAACCCTCCAAAATGGAAAACCCAGGAGAGCGAGCAGAGGGGATGAAGACGGGAGACCCAAATCACCTCAAAACGAGCCGACTTCCCAGCACGGCAGAAAACGTGGCGAAAGTGGCGAACCGAACCATTCACATTATGGGAGGTCTGTAGGGGCTTCTGACCAGGGCTGGACCACCTCGTACAGATCTTCCCCTC
The Bufo gargarizans isolate SCDJY-AF-19 chromosome 2, ASM1485885v1, whole genome shotgun sequence genome window above contains:
- the LOC122928915 gene encoding glycogen synthase kinase-3 alpha-like, giving the protein MSGVNRTRSDVFGDQVPSGAGKGPGGATGGASSVPAGFSAIKLGRDNGKVTTVVATPGQGPDRPQEVSYTDIKVIGNGSFGVVYQARLVDCGEMVAIKKVLQDKRFKNRELQIMRRLDHCNIVRLRYFFYSSGEKKDEVYLNLVLDFVPETVYRVARHFAKAKSTLPSIYVKVYMYQLFRSLAYIHSQGVCHRDIKPQNLLVDPDTAVLKLCDFGSAKQLVRGEPNVSYICSRYYRAPELIFGATDYTANIDIWSAGCVLAELLLGQPIFPGDSGVDQLVEIIKVLGTPTREQIREMNPNYTEFKFPQIKAHPWTKVFKPRTSPEAITLCSRLLEYTPDTRLSPLQACAHSFFDELRDPNSRLPSGRELPPIFNFSSVELSIEPSLNTVLIPPHLQQTHLQGEGRTGPDRLKTSDVAELSTS